The Ictidomys tridecemlineatus isolate mIctTri1 chromosome 6, mIctTri1.hap1, whole genome shotgun sequence genome includes a region encoding these proteins:
- the Krt82 gene encoding keratin, type II cuticular Hb2, whose protein sequence is MSCRSFQAGSRYGTQNFSSCSAIMPRVVTHYEVSKGPCRTGAGGGLRALGCLGSRSLCNVGFGRPRVASRCSLPGFGYRAGATCGSSACITPVTINESLLVPLELEIDPTVQRVKRDEKEQIKCLNNRFASFINKVRFLEQKNKLLETKWNFMQQQRCCQSNLEPLFEGYICALRRQLDCVSGDHTRLESELCSLQEALEGYKKKYEEELSLRPCAENEFVALKKDVDTAFLVKADLETNVEALEQEINFMKGLFEEEILLLQSQISETSVIVKMDNSRDLDVDGIVAEIKAQYDDIASRSKAEAEAWYQCRYEELRQTAGNHCDNLRNRKNEILEMNKLIQRLQQDIETVKAQRCKLEGAVAEAEQQGEAALSDAKCKLSGLEEALQKAKQDMARQLKEYQEVMNFKLGLDIEIATYRRLLEGEEHRLCEGIGPVNISVSSSKGAVLYEPCVVGTPVLRTEYCPGSTGVLRSSGGCSVVGTGELYIPCEAQGLLGCGSGRSSNMKLATGGSSCTH, encoded by the exons aTGTCGTGCCGCTCTTTCCAGGCAGGCTCCAGGTATGGTACTCAGAATTTCAGCTCATGCTCGGCCATCATGCCCCGAGTGGTCACCCACTATGAGGTGAGCAAGGGCCCATGCCGGACTGGGGCTGGTGGGGGCCTCCGCGCCCTAGGCTGCCTTGGCTCCCGGAGCCTGTGCAATGTGGGCTTCGGGAGGCCCCGAGTGGCCTCCAGGTGCAGCCTGCCTGGCTTTGGGTATCGAGCAGGGGCCACCTGTGGGTCTTCTGCCTGCATCACCCCTGTCACCATCAATGAGAGCCTTCTGGTCCCACTGGAGCTGGAGATCGACCCAACGGTGCAGAGGGTGAAGAGGGATGAGAAGGAGCAGATCAAGTGTCTCAACAACCGCTTTGCATCCTTCATCAACAAG GTCCGGTTCCTGGAGCAGAAGAACAAGCTGCTGGAGACCAAGTGGAACTTCATGCAGCAGCAGAGGTGCTGCCAGAGCAACCTGGAGCCCCTCTTTGAGGGCTACATCTGCGCCCTGCGGAGGCAGCTGGACTGCGTGTCAGGGGACCACACGAGGCTGGAGTCGGAGCTCTGCAGTCTCCAGGAAGCGCTGGAGGGCTACAAGAAAAA GTATGAAGAGGAGCTCTCCCTGCGCCCCTGCGCTGAGAACGAGTTTGTTGCCCTGAAGAAG GATGTGGACACAGCCTTCCTGGTGAAAGCTGACCTGGAGACCAACGTGGAGGCTCTAGAACAGGAGATCAACTTCATGAAAGGCCTGTTTGAGGAG gagatcctcctgctgcagtctCAGATCTCCGAGACCTCAGTCATTGTGAAGATGGACAACAGCCGGGATCTGGACGTGGACGGCATCGTGGCCGAGATCAAGGCCCAGTATGACGACATTGCCAGCCGCAGCAAAGCTGAGGCAGAGGCCTGGTACCAGTGCCGG TACGAGGAGCTGAGGCAGACAGCTGGGAACCACTGTGACAACCTCCGCAACCGCAAGAATGAGATCCTGGAAATGAACAAGCTGATCCAGCGGCTGCAGCAAGATATTGAGACTGTCAAAGCTCAG CGCTGCAAACTCGAGGGTGCCGTAGccgaggcagagcagcagggcgAGGCGGCCCTGAGCGATGCCAAGTGCAAGCTGTCGGGGCTGGAGGAGGCCCTGCAGAAGGCCAAGCAGGACATGGCCAGGCAGCTGAAGGAGTACCAGGAGGTGATGAACTTCAAGCTGGGCCTGGACATCGAGATCGCCACCTACAGGCGCCTACTGGAGGGCGAGGAGCACAG gcTGTGTGAAGGCATCGGGCCCGTGAATATCT CGGTGAGCAGTTCCAAAGGCGCCGTCCTGTATGAGCCCTGTGTGGTGGGCACACCCGTGCTGAGGACCGAGTACTGCCCTGGAAGCACAGGTGTCCTCAGGAGCAGCGGGGGCTGCAGCGTGGTGGGCACCGGGGAACTCTACATCCCCTGTGAGGCCCAGGGGCTCCTGGGCTGTGGGAGTGGGCGGAGCTCCAACATGAAACTGGCCACTGGGGGCAGCTCTTGCACGCACTAG